A window of Glycine soja cultivar W05 chromosome 2, ASM419377v2, whole genome shotgun sequence genomic DNA:
AGGAAACCCCACAGGCCGCTATACCAATGGAAGAACCATTGGTGATTTAGTAGGTAATTTTGTCTTCTTTCTCACACATCCAAGGTGTTTGGGTGagcctatttttattttttttgttagcaaacaattaacattttgattttttaaacaaagtttttttccttttttctgaaTGAACATCAAACATTCCTCAAGTGAGAACCAACAATTAATCTTTTGAggttttctaataaatatgttttcataTACACAGATTAAAAGTTAGATTATTGATCACATGTTTATGAGATAATGTTATCTATCAATTATCTCACATTATCTTTTTCCAAACATCAATGTTACATGCATAGTGtatttatatgaaatttaataaaactagAGTAAACatatagagtttaatttttatatattgtcagtttaattttttttacattatattaatcaatttaaaatgatttgttcatatgattttttgaagtaattactataaaaataaacaaatttattttacataataatttgttattagaCGGGGcagtataaaacttttttttgcaTTGTAAATATATACACTATTTATTTTAGCATATACCTCTTTGATTTCTtatgatattataaatatttttaggaaaGTCAGTCTATtgttaaaaaagagagagattgaaaataattatattaaatatcagGAATACGAATGTAATTTCTTAACTTTGTTTTATCAATTTTATGCCACtttctttataaattaataataaaattcacgATATCTATTTCCCCCACAATAAAGTGGGAGGAATGCTGTCCATAAATGAAATCAGTgtgaaaaaacacttttttctttacttaatatgatgttttagtttttgtattttaatttttcaggaGAGGAATTGGGACAACCAAACTATGCTGTACCATTTTTAGCTCCAAATGCAACAGGGAAAATCATACTCAGTGGAGTGAATTATGCTTCAGGAGGGGGAGGGATACTGAATGCTACTGGAAGAATATTTGTCAGTATTTTATCTCCCTTATCTATTTCTTACTTAATCTTATTCAATCTATGTAATAAGGAACATAACAGTTGCATGTCACGTACATAAATTTGTTTTCAGGTGAATAGGGTAGGAATGGATGTTCAAATAGATTACTTCAGcataacaagaaaacaaattgacAAACTGCTGGGTGAATCAAAAGCCAAAGAGTATATAATGAAGAAATCAATTTTCTCCATCACGGTTGGGGCCAATGACTTTCTCAACAATTACCTTCTCCCAGTTCTCTCTATTGGAGCAAGAATTTCTCAAAGTCCAGATTCTTTCATTGATGACATGATTACTCATTTCAGGGCCCAACTTACGGTATACACCTTGATCTAAATTTAACACCAAAACAAACTAGACCACTAAATGAAATACCCTTAGTCATTGTAGATTTGTAGTGCTATTTGCCAAAACttcataaatcataatcaaTATCCAGTACCCGTACCATTACTAGCATTCTAAAATCTGCGActgaaatcaattaaaaaattattttcatcaaaatcgGTTTCACTTAATGTAGTTCTcatgaaaaaaagtaaaatagttACGTTTGTTtcctaagttaaaattaacttaaacaaagttaaaattaacttttggagaaattaaacgaaaaaaattatgaatttatgcagaaattaattttaatttataaaataaaataattttattttgcctTCATGTTTTCTTATCTCAAAGTCAGAAAGGTAAATGGGTTAAATTTCTCctacaagttaaaattaatcttgcttaaaaaaaggtaaaattaatCTTTTGGAGAAACTAAATGAAACAATTTCtataaattaacttatacataaaactaattttaactgATAAGAcaagtttatttcattttacttttttgttttctcctataaatgtttattaaagaaaattatggaAACAAAATTCTACTGCATtgtactctattttatttttaatttttgtcatgTGTAACTTGGCATGTTTGATTTGAATGTCAGAGACTTTACCAAATGGATGCTCGAAAGTTTGTTATAGGCAATGTTGGGCCAATAGGCTGCATACCTTACCAGAAGACTATTAATCAGCTGAACGAAGACGAGTGTGTGGATTTGGCTAACAAGCTTGCGCTTCAATACAATGCTCGATTGAAGGATTTGGTTGCTGAGCTTAACGACAACCTCCCTGGAGCCACCTTCGTCCTTGCCAATGTTTATGATCTAGTGTTGGAACTCAtaaaaaattttgataaatacggTAAGCAATccctttcattttaattattttatatggtCCCTTATAATCTTGATATTAATAATCATTGTCTAACTTAACTCTTCAAGTAAATTAAGAGTGTGCTTGGAGGTATATGAGTTATGATTATATGAAAATGTAAAACTATGATTacataacttattttttgataaattaaacaCATGTTAAATAATGGGTTCAGTTCAAGACTCTTGAAAAGTATATACATACCATAAAATTTTGATTACCAAGAGAgtctaaaataatatatataggtGAGTTGTTGTGAATTTGTTGATATTGGAGTATGTTTCTTATGCAGGATTCACAACGGCAAGTAGAGCTTGCTGCGGAAATGGAGGGCAATTCGCAGGGATAATTCCGTGTGGGCCAACATCAAGTATGTGCAGAGATAGGTACAAGCATGTGTTCTGGGATCCTTATCACCCAAGTGAGGCTGCAAACCTAATCCTCGCCAAGCAGCTACTTGACGGAGACAAGAGATACATATCTCCTGTTAATCTTAGGCAACTCAGGGATCTAtgatcttaattttaatttcttcttttattacTATTGTTCTTTCCGTACTTCAATTTGTATTACACACATCACACACCcatttaagtttttcttttttctcctcaaTTCAGTTATTGTCTCTCAAATTATCAAACTGTAGCTTTCAACGACGAACACCTTTTGCTGTGGCTGCCTCCTTCATTTACTGCAATTAACATAAACGTAATTTACGAGCGTGATTTGCTTAAtgagttatattttattattatattatgattctgagtttttaattatgttgataTGCATGTTAACAAATAAGTGAATAACAATTGACCATGGCGTTGTTGTACCTTGCTAGCTAGTCTCACTTAGACGTGGGGagaatttcattttcttgtccCTCTCGATGGTGACCattttgtaattgataatagGCAAATACGGGTGTTCTTGgattattggttaaaaaattaaaataattttttattagagtacacaaaattatattatttataatttcttatattttcctataatttttataataaataattttttttgaaaaattaaccgatgtttttctataattttcataaattttttttttaaatttcttaaccaATATACCCTATCCatgtgtttggatagagaatttttaaaatgtcaaaaagtttgaaatgcaagtaattaattcaattgaaagcaattaaatttcattcaattacaaaataacttgttttgattattttagttttgaacctattttcacataaattcaaaattattattaattactgattttaaataagtttttttctcTGCAACACAACATGCTCAAACATTCAGCAGTGCTGCAGTTCCAATGTTACACCAGCACCATTGTATTACAAAAAATTTCACCATAGTGATTTTTGGTTGGTGGTGGTCTTTAAGCTCAAGAAGATGATAAAGGGAGGTTCGTTGGTAATCTTTTCTCTTTATTGGTGGTTTGGTTCAACTCTTTTTGCCGTTGATTTGGATTCCATGGTGGAGAGTGCGAAAATGATCATCGACAAGTTGGAATCTAGTAGAGATGACCATTGGCGGATTGGGATTCCAGTGACAAAGGTTCGTCAGACAATAACGGATGAACAATTAGGAGGGATAGGAAAGAAAATACACATACAAGAGAAAAATATCATCGAGTTCGAGATACTCTTCTATTcgcaaatgaataattttagaaattctACCTCTTTGAgtggaatttcaaattttcaattttaacaaagattaaaattctctgttaaaataatagatatttagttttctttaaattattattcaaatactatatttaaaaggataaatatttaatatctcatttaaaataaattcctcTATTAAAAGTATTCATCTAAACAAAATGTCAAAATAAGGTTAGCAAAGAGTCTAAATAATATCCGAAACTTATATAGCTTATATTTTTCACAACTTCCGCGCCTTGGTAGTTTAAAAAAGTCTATCCAAACCAACCTCATGTCTCGCATGATTATGAATCTATTTCCTTTTTTGGAATTTGATATAGTGGTCACAAGTTCAGTTGATCCATGCATGGTCCGACCAATAATTGTCattgatttaattataaaattaatgtggTTGAGATTTGTGATGCTAACCTATTAAACAAGTTACATTGTACACGTTATGAAAAAAATTGCAGTTAGACCTATGTTTATAATTAGTTTAACCTATGAAGTAAGAGGTAGGCGTGGAGGTAGGTGGAGGTGCTAAAGAGCTGTCATGTAAAAGAAATGTtacccaaattaaaaataacaattccTTAGGGCAGAATACTAAATACCATAAAACTGTTATTACTTATAAGTTACAACCtatttttatagatatttttaacataacagttactattttttaattttttattgtataaaatagatgtattaattattttttattgtgttttttagtttattttaatactatttattaattttcttatttttttaattaatgaacataacaaaaaaaattatcaacaacatataaatttaactataaaaatacatacaaagtaactaaaaaattatactactaaatttaactataaaaatacatataaatttaacaatttatttatacaaGAACATTATATtgtattatcaataaaatacttaaaaaaattacacttgaCTAAGGAAAAACTTAAGATGGAGATATGGTAGTACAATTGTTTTTGTTATGATCATGTTGTCGGCAAATGTAacattttttctacttttttgttcattttcttcttcgtcCATCTCAGTAGGAATCTCTTTCTCATTAGGTCTCAGGTGgcagaaaaaaaattcctaattaaatatctttaaagatatttttaatatatttttattataaaaaatagctcatatttaacaattattagtatcttttggatattttaatcttttcttttcatatttggacgctataaataataaaaatatcaattcttatcacttaagcaaaaaataactactaaataaatatttttaaatatattttcaataaatatttttaaagatattttcaacatAGCAGTTActactttttgaaattttatgtctgttatataaaatagatgtatcaattatttttttattgtattttttagtttattttaatactatttactaattttcttatttttttaattaatgaacataacaaaaaaaattatcaacaa
This region includes:
- the LOC114382661 gene encoding GDSL esterase/lipase At2g23540-like; translation: MALLNSNDMLVLLILLLNVSFYGNVDAQKNGLGASFIFGDSLVDAGNNNYLSTLSKANIPPNGIDFKASGGNPTGRYTNGRTIGDLVGEELGQPNYAVPFLAPNATGKIILSGVNYASGGGGILNATGRIFVNRVGMDVQIDYFSITRKQIDKLLGESKAKEYIMKKSIFSITVGANDFLNNYLLPVLSIGARISQSPDSFIDDMITHFRAQLTRLYQMDARKFVIGNVGPIGCIPYQKTINQLNEDECVDLANKLALQYNARLKDLVAELNDNLPGATFVLANVYDLVLELIKNFDKYGFTTASRACCGNGGQFAGIIPCGPTSSMCRDRYKHVFWDPYHPSEAANLILAKQLLDGDKRYISPVNLRQLRDL